The following nucleotide sequence is from uncultured Flavobacterium sp..
CCAAGCTGGTTGTCGCGAGTTCGAGCCTCGTCTTTCGCTCTTCAAAATCCTCAAACATTTGTTTGGGGATTTTTTTTTGTGCTTTTTTTTTTGAAACTATATAAGTTATATAAGTTTATTTAAACAAAATGCTTAGCAAAAAAAAACTTACTTTACTTATATAACTTATATGGTTTAAAAATTTTCTTTTAGTTTAAATAACTAAGATCGCTTTCGGTTTCTAACTCTTCGGGATTTTCGTTTTGTTTGAACAATCGCGCTTTTAAGCTTCCTTTCAGGGTAATTTTGTCTCCTTTAACTTCAAGCCAGCTACCTTCTCTTAATCCTAAAACGGGAATCGAATTAAAAGCGTGAAATTCTTTAATTCTCGTTTCGCGAGTTTCTCCCATGTGTTGCGACTGATCGTCAGGATCTAAATAATGCGGATTTAAATTGAAAGGAATTAATCCTAAAGTCTGAAAACTTGGCGGATAAATTATTGGCATATCATTCGTAGTCTGCATTGATAAACCGCAAATATTACTACCGGCGCTGGTTCCTAAATAAGGAGTTCCGTTTTTTACTGTTTCTGCAAGAACCTGCATAATATTGTTTTTGTATAATTGAGTAACAAGTAAAAAAGTATTTCCTCCTCCGGTAAAGATTCCTTCAGCATTTTTTATAGCGTTTTCTGCATCTTCAAATTCGTGAATCCCTTTAACAGAAATGTTAATAGAAGCAAATGACTGAGTTACTTTTTCAGTGTATTCGTCATGCGTAATTCCGCTGGGACGAGCGTACGGAATGAATAAAATACTTTTGCAATTTTTAAAATGTGACTCTAATGTAGGTAATATATACTCTAAATAACTGCCTCCGTGTAGTGTGGATGTGCTGGCAATGATGATGCTTTTCATAAAATTTTGACTCAGATTTGTTTCTGTTAAAGATATTAAAACTCTTTTTTTATGAAAGGTAAAGAAGGTTTAATTAACATATTTTTACC
It contains:
- the pepE gene encoding dipeptidase PepE encodes the protein MKSIIIASTSTLHGGSYLEYILPTLESHFKNCKSILFIPYARPSGITHDEYTEKVTQSFASINISVKGIHEFEDAENAIKNAEGIFTGGGNTFLLVTQLYKNNIMQVLAETVKNGTPYLGTSAGSNICGLSMQTTNDMPIIYPPSFQTLGLIPFNLNPHYLDPDDQSQHMGETRETRIKEFHAFNSIPVLGLREGSWLEVKGDKITLKGSLKARLFKQNENPEELETESDLSYLN